TACGTATACAAAAGAGGAATCGTGAATGCTATTTGTTACGTTGTCTTCGCTAATATACTTAATACAGGTTTGTCCTAATATGTTGGAAGACATACGGAATATTCCCTGATAATCCATAATTCCACCCGTGGAATCATAGAAAATTCCATATTCCAAACTCTTCACTCCCGATAAACTGTCATGTGTATTGATAGCAACGTTTGTCCCCCAGGATATGAAAGTGTTGCCATCTTTTCTAAAAGGCACACTGTCAAACGGCCAGCCATTAAACGTTACCCACATCTTAGGAGGTGTTGTATCAACCTGAGCTACTCTCATATTGGAAAACTCATTATTCATGCTATCAAGAGCGCTATAGTAAATTGTATAATATTTTTGGTTAGACAAGGTAAATGGATTGTTATAATTTATCCATTCTACAGTATCTGCGAATCTGTATCTTACAGTCTTCAATCCGGAAAGACTATCATTTACTGAAGCGTGTATGGCAAATTCAGTATTTGTGTTTACATAAAGCATAGAGTCAAGTCCTACGTTATTATGAGACAAGACTTCCTGTCCGCTGAGTTCGCGGTCAAAGACCTTAAACTCATCCATATAGCCGCAGAAAGGTCCAAGTTTTAGAGTCTGACCGTTTATGCCGACTGTATCTGTAAATACTGAAGTGTCTTTTTGCAGAGCACCATTTACATACAATCTCATACCGTTTGTACCCCATACCGCATTAATAAGATGCCAGAAGCCTCCGGTTACAGGATAATCTGAATATATAGAATCAGCAGTTGTTCCTTGAATCTTGAAGCATAGTTTACGGCTTGTCTGGCAAATGCCAAGAGCAGCCTTCCCTCTTGAAGCAGTTCCGTCAAAGGAAGCCAATGTTTGGTCCATATCTGCAAGAGTATCTATCTTTAACCAGAATTCCATTGCCCCTTTACCAAGAACAAGGTTTCCTGCATTTACACAAGAACTGTTAAAGGAAAGACAACTATCAAGTTTACCTTCGAAGATTCTTGTAGGCTCATTACCAGTTTCAAACGTTCCGTTGTTTTCTTTACCTGATATATCATAAACTGTAGTTCCGCCTGTTTCATTGAATTTATATTCGGTAACACGATTTCTGTGAGTAGAATCGGGTTCAAGGTATTTCGGATCTCCGACAAGCAGGCTGCATATTGGAGCAATGTTATCAATGTTTACAGTTACCGTATCCGCTCCTGTATTGTTGTAAGGGTCAGTTGCGGAAGCTCTTAACATTATGTTTTTACCGCTTATGCCTCGTGAATCCCAGATAAGAGTATCCGTTACATGTTCCTGAATGCCAATAGTCGCCCAATATCCTATTGACTCTGTTTTAGCTCTTCCAAGCATTATGGGTTTTAAGCTAATAGGTGTCCGTGAAATGTTTCCGGGAAGAGATTGAGAATTTTCCATAAACTTGTTGCTCATAGCTCCAAAATTCACAAGAGTATTTGCTCGTTTCTTTTCTGACACCGCTACAGTTCTTCTAGCTTTTGAACGACCGGAAAGTAAACTTACAGTCTGGCAAGCAAATTTATAACCGGATTGTATTTTTGCTCTTAATGATTTGCCACCGCTATTTGAAGTATCAACAAACATTTCCCATGTAATCGGATAATCCGCTCCGTTGTCAATACTGGCTTTAAGGGTTATGTTTTTAGTAAGCCAGGCACTGTCTTGAGGAATATCTATTACTACAGGAACACCTCTATTAACTTGCCACAGCCATAAACTATCAGTGTCCGTGCTCTTATTTCCCGGGATATCAATAACTGTTAAAGTGTATGGATAATTCCCCTTAGGTAGAAAATTCCCCATATCATCTTTTCCATTCCACGTAACAGATAATGTTTCGTAAGGAGTTGCTTCAAAAGTAATAGTTTTAGTAAGGAAAGTGTAGTATATTCTTCCTTGTTTTGTGGAATAGAACCTTAAAGTATCCTCATCAAAAATATCAGTAATTTGAGGAGTTTTCGGTGGCACTACCACTATGTGCGGAGCAGAGAGGTCACGAATTACAACTGCTCTTCCCACTGAACCTGCTCGTTTCCATACTGGGTTTATAGTTCCGCCACTGTCACGTGCTGCCAAAACGTATTGTACTACCGACCTATCCATTACATAGATAATATTACTTCCTCCAATGAGTGAAACTGTAGTCTGGAAATTACCAAGAGAATCAGTAGTATCTATTTTACTTTCAACAATCTTGTTACCATAAGGCATTTGCGCCAATACCCCGTAGATATTTGAAAGTGAATCAGTGACCATTATTTGTATTTCTGAATTTGGAGCATATTCCCCATGAATTCCTACCATCGAATCAGTAGTAAGACTACACGCAACAAAAACAAGCGGTTTAAAAGGCGCAACTTTAGAAGAGTCGAGCGCTGCAATCATTGACTGGGTTGTATATTTTATACTTTTTGTAGAGTAACCTGCACCATAGGTTTCAGGGAATCTAAAGATTTGTCCAAAGATAGTAATCCCACCATCTGTTTCATCTGCTCGTTGAGAAGTAATATTTTTAAATACTCCATCTTCATTAATAGCAAAGAGACCAATACTAGTTCTATCAATACCATATGTCGTAATCTCGCTCCCTGTATATGAGTAACTTACTGTTGCTGCTGAGTCTCCGAAATCAATACCTTTCGGGAAAAGCATCATTGCCGGACCAGAAATATAGGGGATATTATTATTCCCTTGTTCAGCAATATTAACAGGCAAGATTCTACAAACCGTATCACTAAAAGCAGTATTATTTGGGAAAAGAATTTTAGCGCGGTAATAAAAACTATGAGCAGTACGCATAGTATCTACAATAGGACTACCAACGTAAATTTCTTTTGCCCGGGCTCCGATTACGCTCCCATTTTGATTTAAAAGACTCATAATGAGTTGTATTTTACCGCATACCTTACTGACTTCTAAATAAGCAAGAGGACCAAATCCATTATTTCCCCGAATAGTATCTTTTGTAATTGGGTAAATATTTTTGCCATCATAATAAGAGAATTCATAAAAAGTATTAGTATCTGGAGATGTCCCATATATAGGTATATATCCTTTTTCTGTATTTTGAAGCTTATATGGGTCAAGATTAAGAATATGTTTCGGTCTCAAATAGTCTGATACTCCACGCCCAAGATAATTAGACAACCTGTCATGATAAACAATACTATCAGAAATAACATCTTTGTTGGTATCTCCATTTATATATTTCAAGTTTACATTCCATGTCTCGATATGTAAATATGGGTTTGAGGAATCCCCATCATCCCACCAGAAAAGAGAACTGTCTGTATTTGTAGCGCTTAAATAGGGATAATAATTAGAAAGAATACAGGGGGATTCAGAGTGATTCTTGAATTGAAATTGATTTGAAGTAAAAATAGGAGTTAGTGGGGAATCTGAGAGGGTAGCCGAAAACATCCCTGTAGAAGACAGTTGAGGGTCTTTTTGAGAATTCCAATCAGACACCCAGTTGTCCGGAATCGGAATAGTAGCTATTATACAAGAATCTCCATGATTAGTGTTCCACTCTTTATGTAAATCTGCAACGCCAGATAAAGGATGTGGCGTTGAGTACGATAAACTCGGCACTCCGGTTGGCTTTGTAAAGATATCTGCCATCCATGTAGTGTCTGGTAAATAACCTCCTGTTTCAGTATTAGGGAAACAGGTATCAGTTCTTGTAACAACAGTATCCCATTTTGAGTAAGAACTATCCCAATTTACTACAGCATAAACTACACCTGTTGCGGTACTTGGTTTAAATACCACAGTGATGCCATGTATAGTTACAAAACACGTATCATCGGTTGAAGGAGTAAATGCAGAATCAGTAATTCCATCTACCGTAATAATTAAATTATATCCAACTGCTCTGCTACTATCCAAAGAGTCTTCAGTACTCCAGCTAATTGCATAAAGCTCACTACAATCAACTTTATTGGAGTCTATTGGAATTGAACCAGATTGAGTAGCGGAATATGTATAATCTCCCGAAAAACTCACAGGGGGACGAGACTCTTTAGGATTGTCTACATTATACAGTAATTCTGCATAAGCCTCTCCTCTACAGTCGTAATCCCCTCCGCATACTCCTTTTCTTGCTGTCGCATCTGTTTCAAATTTCAATAAATCTCCTTTATTTACAGGCAAAGGCAAATATCCGTACCACCCGGAAGTATAACTAGAATCATACTTCCAGTCTGTACCTACATCATCCCAACAACTACGTGAGTAATGGGCGTATAATGAAGTTCCAGAAACTACGTTACTATTTTTCCATAATTTTGATTCACCTGAAGCTTCTGCACCTAATCCCACAGATGCCTTTGCACGTGACCTGTATTGAATAGTCTGATTACAAAGTATTTCAATTTCAGGACTCCAGTAAGTTGGAGGGGAGTACTCTCCTTCTTGGTGAAACCTATAAACGGAACTCGTGTAATGAATACTTTTAGGGTAAAAAGTTAAAGTACAAGTTGCTGCTATTTTCCACTGTATTTTTCTATCTTTATTTCCCCAAGCTGTATCAATAAATGTATAGGGTTGAGGAGGATAATAATTCCCACTTGCGCTTGCATCCCATAAATACTCACATTTGCCATCGTAAACAGTATCCTTACCGCTGTGTATATATCCTGTAATATATTTGTTTGGAATTATAAAACTGCCCGAATCTACTGGTATGCTATCATTTTTCACCTCAAATGGAGCACTATAAGCTGTTGTCTCCTTTATACCCTGAATATGAAGAGCATATACTTTAAACCTGTATCCTGTGTCTGCTTTTGCTATTCTTGTTCCAGCTCTTCCATCCCAACTTATAGTATGATTACGAGCACCTGTTTCACATAGAGAATCTCTAAGCCTTGCAATTACATTCCCTCCTTGACATACATCTATAGTAATATGTGCATCTGTGTTGGTCGTATAGGTAAGTCCTACTGGATATTTATATCCAAACCCATAATCAGGATAAAGAGTATTTGAGGTTAGTGCGCCAAGCGTTAAATTAAAATCAGAGGATATATTAACCGTATCTTCTAAAGAGCCAAATCCTTTCCCATTTATTCCTTCAGCACTTACCTTAATTTTATAATTTCCATCTTTCACAAAACCGCCAATAGATTTTTCCCCATACCAGTACTGAATTTTACCGATATTTATAGGAAGTGGATTGCCGTTTATTGGTGCTTTAATTGCGCCAAGATATACTTCGTTTGTAGACGCCATGTCTTTTTTGAAAATAACTTCTATTGTTTTGTAAGTAGTTGTAAATCCCATTTCTCCCGTTGCATTAGTGGCAGTGCAGTTGAAGTTCAAAATGTTATTTTGTTCTATGAAAACGCTTCCGCCCGTAGTATCAGTAATAGTAAATTTCCCTTCTGCCGGGCTAATTCCTTTAATAACTGCCTGATAAAAAGTCATCATAGTATCATTATCTTTGCATTTTAACCACCATTTACTCCCATCATTATATAAATAAAATCCTTCCGTATCTATAGAGGGAATCCCTTCATAAGGCACAATATTATATTCTTTTTTGTGAAATACTTTTTCCCCGTCATCTAAGCTTACAATATCTATATCCACATTAGCACATTGATTTACCTGATACTTTATTTTCAATGTTTCTTCTTTGGTTGGCTCAAAAATAGTATCTACACTATTCAATAAACTTAAGGTAAGAGTATCTACCTGAAGAGGAGTTGCCTGTTCCCCTGAAATGTTGACAGTAATTGTGTCTGCCGCAGTAACACCGGTAGAATCTTCGTAAGAAATGAGCAATAAGTTATAATCACCCGGATCTCTACCTGTAGTGTTCCAATATCCTAATACTGTTGCAATATCGGATGAAAATTTGTTAGATACGTTATTGGAACCACCCGGCATTTTACGGGACTCAGGAACTTCTATCCCACCAGCTTGCCATCCCGTTGTAGAAGCTTTTCTCCACCATAGTTCATACTTTTCAAATCCATAAATATAATCGGGATTGGTCATATTCGGGTCGTTAGAAATTCCCTTAATTGCTACCGTTCCATAAATATTTTCACCTTCTATAGGGGACCCTATCATAGTCCCAATACTATTTTTTACTGCGGTAGCTATTTGTTCGCTATAGTTTCCTAAACTATCCATAACTTGTATTTTTATAGTATGAGTTCCTTCGGAAGTGAGTGTAATCAAGCAAGCAGTATCAATACTTCCACCATGAGACCAAATATCAAAGGAATCAGGAAGAAGAACATCATCAAGATATATTCTTACCCTTACCCTTCCGTAATTAACAGCGCTGTCTTTACTATCTGATACTGTGAAATGAGCGGTAGTTAACCCATCTGCCCCAGTTGTCCATGGGGAGCATAAAAAATTATATACTTCGGGAGCCGTTCTATCTACCCTCAAAGTATCAATTCCTATGCCAAGAGGATTTTCAACAATAGTATCATTTCCTGCATTATCTTTTGCAAGTATTTCGACCTTATATATCCCATCAGATATATAAGCTCCTGCATAATCACTGCCTTCAAAGAAATAACAATTACCCCAGGTGTTTTCGCTGACAACGCTGTCCCCTTGAGCAGTTCTTGTATATGTAATACTTGTGTCTTTGAGATTAGTAAATTTAGCATTCAGTTCTGTATACTCATTAGTTTTATATGCAAGTTTCATATACACGCTATCTTTGACAAACGGATTGGGATTTAGAGCGCTTACAACAACAATATGGGGAGGTTCAGTATCTATAAAGAATATACTTGTATCACTTCCAGTATTTCCTGCTTTATCTGATGTTGAAACAACTAATTTGTATTCACCTGATTGTAAAACTGTATCCCCAGTTGTATCTTTGAAGTTCCAAGACAATGTCTGAGATATTTTATAATAACAATTAACAACCGTTGTGTCCCAAATCAGTGTATTTGAAGAGTTTAAAACAGCTATATCCACTTTACCATCTTTTGGCTGACTAATAAGCGAATCAAAATTATCAGCAACATTAAATACAATGGGCATTTGAACAGCAACATATGGAGAATATACCAAACTATCTTCACTTTTCGGACTATAGGTACTGCAAACAGGAGCAGTAGCATCTACATAGAAAGATTGTATGGCTTCCGTTCTTCCTGGAGTTGGAGATGCATCAACAACATACAAATGAGTTTGATATAGCCCCTCAATATAGGGTTTGGGTAAATTATAAACTAAAGTATCACTGGTTGAGTCAACACTATTCGTATAAGTATATTCTGTATTTGGGGTAGTAACTACTAGAGTTTCCGCATGAAGCCCACTTATGTTATGAAGAGCAATTTTAAAATCTATAGTATCTGAAGGTTTAAAGCACTCATCCCACTCTGGAGTAAGAAATGTAATAGAAGTACCATAAGGATTGTAAAATATTGAGAGTGTTCTAAAATTACTCCATTCACCCAAAATGTTTTTTGCTTTCATATCTAGTTTATTCCAACCTGGTAGTAGAAGATTTTTCAAATATATAGAAAAATTATTTCCATTTGTCCCTAAATTATTCCCCCAACTAAGTTCATTCCATTCTCCAAAGTTTAATCGCCAATAAGGTTTACAATTTGCCAGAAAGTAATCATCAATTTTGCCATTTAAAGTATCAAGCTTATTTTCTCCTAAATCAACTGTTATCCGATCCTGTCCATCCTCAAAGCCACTTATTTTTGTACCTTGTGCATTAACAAAATTCTCCCATTGAATAACTGGCGGCAACTCTAATGCATCAAGAATAGCACTGGTATCTTCAAGTGAACTTGCATGATTATTCCCATATCTTTTTATAGGTTCTCTAAATTTTGGGACATCTGTATGACAGCTCCAATTTTGACTTTCAGTAGGAACCGCAAGATCAGTATTGTTAATATATAGATAAAACATTGCTAAACTTCCTGCTTTTAACCCCACCATTGGGAAGTTAAGCGCTGTTCCATACCAAATACATTGAGTAGCAGTAAGAGCGGTTGCCCAAAATATTAGAGGAACGCCTTGTACACTTAGAATGCCTACTCTGTTTACAATAAGTTGATATGGGGGGTCAGCCTGTTTTTTTATTGAACTCTCGGAATTTATTCTATTTTGGAATCCGGTAAGTTTTCCCAAATCATCCCCTGCATCCGTGTATTTATTAGCATACATTCCTTCTATAATAGGTATTACTGCCGGTGCAACGCAATACTTAGAAAGAAAATTTACTATTGTTGCATACCATCCTGGGTTAAATCCTGGTGCAACTTTAACTATTCCATTAGCCTCCATAAATGGAGCCCAAAAAAAAGTTGCATATCCCAAAGCTTCTCCTATAGGAAAAGGATCCAGAAAGGGGCTTCCTACATGTGGCGTACTTGTGGTAATAACTAATTCTATTTTCCCACCTAAATTTGGTTCTTCCGTTAGTGCCTGACGAACTACAAGCCCACCCATAGAATGAGCAATTAGAATAACTTTAGCTTCAGGGTTATGTGACCAATCAGAACCATAATATTTTTCAAGTACTCCTTTAATTTTTTTTCTTAATTCACTACCCTGTCCTTCTTGTTCAGTTAGTGGGGGTGGGTAAATTCCACCGGCATCGGGATCCACAGACCCCAATGCGAACCTAAAATTTATTATATTAAGAAAAGTTTTGTTGGGATACGTAGGATCGGACGAGATAGTATAACTTGGGTCAATTGAGTGCCATTTTTCTACTATTGGCAACATTTTATTTAATATCGATTCGTACACAGAAAAGTGAATTATACTATCTTTT
This is a stretch of genomic DNA from bacterium. It encodes these proteins:
- a CDS encoding LamG-like jellyroll fold domain-containing protein; protein product: MKKISFVLSFSFWMFIILPTVIKAEPYKPKPIIFIHGYGGASDDWGANTRDMEVKEVLGLLMHERDATDKDSIPKDSIIHFSVYESILNKMLPIVEKWHSIDPSYTISSDPTYPNKTFLNIINFRFALGSVDPDAGGIYPPPLTEQEGQGSELRKKIKGVLEKYYGSDWSHNPEAKVILIAHSMGGLVVRQALTEEPNLGGKIELVITTSTPHVGSPFLDPFPIGEALGYATFFWAPFMEANGIVKVAPGFNPGWYATIVNFLSKYCVAPAVIPIIEGMYANKYTDAGDDLGKLTGFQNRINSESSIKKQADPPYQLIVNRVGILSVQGVPLIFWATALTATQCIWYGTALNFPMVGLKAGSLAMFYLYINNTDLAVPTESQNWSCHTDVPKFREPIKRYGNNHASSLEDTSAILDALELPPVIQWENFVNAQGTKISGFEDGQDRITVDLGENKLDTLNGKIDDYFLANCKPYWRLNFGEWNELSWGNNLGTNGNNFSIYLKNLLLPGWNKLDMKAKNILGEWSNFRTLSIFYNPYGTSITFLTPEWDECFKPSDTIDFKIALHNISGLHAETLVVTTPNTEYTYTNSVDSTSDTLVYNLPKPYIEGLYQTHLYVVDASPTPGRTEAIQSFYVDATAPVCSTYSPKSEDSLVYSPYVAVQMPIVFNVADNFDSLISQPKDGKVDIAVLNSSNTLIWDTTVVNCYYKISQTLSWNFKDTTGDTVLQSGEYKLVVSTSDKAGNTGSDTSIFFIDTEPPHIVVVSALNPNPFVKDSVYMKLAYKTNEYTELNAKFTNLKDTSITYTRTAQGDSVVSENTWGNCYFFEGSDYAGAYISDGIYKVEILAKDNAGNDTIVENPLGIGIDTLRVDRTAPEVYNFLCSPWTTGADGLTTAHFTVSDSKDSAVNYGRVRVRIYLDDVLLPDSFDIWSHGGSIDTACLITLTSEGTHTIKIQVMDSLGNYSEQIATAVKNSIGTMIGSPIEGENIYGTVAIKGISNDPNMTNPDYIYGFEKYELWWRKASTTGWQAGGIEVPESRKMPGGSNNVSNKFSSDIATVLGYWNTTGRDPGDYNLLLISYEDSTGVTAADTITVNISGEQATPLQVDTLTLSLLNSVDTIFEPTKEETLKIKYQVNQCANVDIDIVSLDDGEKVFHKKEYNIVPYEGIPSIDTEGFYLYNDGSKWWLKCKDNDTMMTFYQAVIKGISPAEGKFTITDTTGGSVFIEQNNILNFNCTATNATGEMGFTTTYKTIEVIFKKDMASTNEVYLGAIKAPINGNPLPINIGKIQYWYGEKSIGGFVKDGNYKIKVSAEGINGKGFGSLEDTVNISSDFNLTLGALTSNTLYPDYGFGYKYPVGLTYTTNTDAHITIDVCQGGNVIARLRDSLCETGARNHTISWDGRAGTRIAKADTGYRFKVYALHIQGIKETTAYSAPFEVKNDSIPVDSGSFIIPNKYITGYIHSGKDTVYDGKCEYLWDASASGNYYPPQPYTFIDTAWGNKDRKIQWKIAATCTLTFYPKSIHYTSSVYRFHQEGEYSPPTYWSPEIEILCNQTIQYRSRAKASVGLGAEASGESKLWKNSNVVSGTSLYAHYSRSCWDDVGTDWKYDSSYTSGWYGYLPLPVNKGDLLKFETDATARKGVCGGDYDCRGEAYAELLYNVDNPKESRPPVSFSGDYTYSATQSGSIPIDSNKVDCSELYAISWSTEDSLDSSRAVGYNLIITVDGITDSAFTPSTDDTCFVTIHGITVVFKPSTATGVVYAVVNWDSSYSKWDTVVTRTDTCFPNTETGGYLPDTTWMADIFTKPTGVPSLSYSTPHPLSGVADLHKEWNTNHGDSCIIATIPIPDNWVSDWNSQKDPQLSSTGMFSATLSDSPLTPIFTSNQFQFKNHSESPCILSNYYPYLSATNTDSSLFWWDDGDSSNPYLHIETWNVNLKYINGDTNKDVISDSIVYHDRLSNYLGRGVSDYLRPKHILNLDPYKLQNTEKGYIPIYGTSPDTNTFYEFSYYDGKNIYPITKDTIRGNNGFGPLAYLEVSKVCGKIQLIMSLLNQNGSVIGARAKEIYVGSPIVDTMRTAHSFYYRAKILFPNNTAFSDTVCRILPVNIAEQGNNNIPYISGPAMMLFPKGIDFGDSAATVSYSYTGSEITTYGIDRTSIGLFAINEDGVFKNITSQRADETDGGITIFGQIFRFPETYGAGYSTKSIKYTTQSMIAALDSSKVAPFKPLVFVACSLTTDSMVGIHGEYAPNSEIQIMVTDSLSNIYGVLAQMPYGNKIVESKIDTTDSLGNFQTTVSLIGGSNIIYVMDRSVVQYVLAARDSGGTINPVWKRAGSVGRAVVIRDLSAPHIVVVPPKTPQITDIFDEDTLRFYSTKQGRIYYTFLTKTITFEATPYETLSVTWNGKDDMGNFLPKGNYPYTLTVIDIPGNKSTDTDSLWLWQVNRGVPVVIDIPQDSAWLTKNITLKASIDNGADYPITWEMFVDTSNSGGKSLRAKIQSGYKFACQTVSLLSGRSKARRTVAVSEKKRANTLVNFGAMSNKFMENSQSLPGNISRTPISLKPIMLGRAKTESIGYWATIGIQEHVTDTLIWDSRGISGKNIMLRASATDPYNNTGADTVTVNIDNIAPICSLLVGDPKYLEPDSTHRNRVTEYKFNETGGTTVYDISGKENNGTFETGNEPTRIFEGKLDSCLSFNSSCVNAGNLVLGKGAMEFWLKIDTLADMDQTLASFDGTASRGKAALGICQTSRKLCFKIQGTTADSIYSDYPVTGGFWHLINAVWGTNGMRLYVNGALQKDTSVFTDTVGINGQTLKLGPFCGYMDEFKVFDRELSGQEVLSHNNVGLDSMLYVNTNTEFAIHASVNDSLSGLKTVRYRFADTVEWINYNNPFTLSNQKYYTIYYSALDSMNNEFSNMRVAQVDTTPPKMWVTFNGWPFDSVPFRKDGNTFISWGTNVAINTHDSLSGVKSLEYGIFYDSTGGIMDYQGIFRMSSNILGQTCIKYISEDNVTNSIHDSSFVYV